In the Dysidea avara chromosome 14, odDysAvar1.4, whole genome shotgun sequence genome, TTAATGAGTGTTCATCCGGTAATGGAGGCTGCTCTCAAATATGTACCAACACTGTGGGAAGTTATCAGTGTAGGTGTATTACTGGGTTCACCCTGAGCTCACGTACATGCATTGGTAAGTGTCTTATAATATGGTATTGTATTTAGTGTAGCTGTATAACAACAGACCAGAATGAATGTTCAAACAATAATGGAGGATGTGCACAAACATGTCAGAACACAGTTGGGTCGTATTACTGCACTTGTCAGGCTGGATACAACCTCAATTCCAACCTTCATACTTGTGATGATATTAATGAGTGTGTGATGGGTCATCCATGTCCAGGAGAATGTGTTAACACTATTGGATCATTTCAGTGTAGATGTTCAGGTGGACAAACTTACGATCCGATTACTAACAGATGTATTTCTCCAGATTACTGTGCCAGCAATCCTTGCCAGTATCGATGTGTCAGTGGCTCTACCTATCAGTGTTATTGCATGTCTGGGTATGTTCTAGCTCCAGATGGTCgtagctgcaatgatattaatgagTGTCAGTCAAATAATGGAGGTTGTAGTCAGGTATGTGTGAACCAACCCGGCTCTTATCAGTGTTCCTGTAACACTGGGTACACACTTGATGGTAACAGTCGCACTTGTAGTCGCATACAATGTCCAAGTCCACCAACAATTAGTGGATTCACATTTACTTGTTCAGCACCTCATTATGTTGGGGACTCCTGTAATATAACATGTACAGAAGGTGATGCTGATCTTTCCGGAAGTGATACCATAAGTTGCTTATCTACTGGATACTGGGAGGCTGCTAGTGCTGCGTGTACTATTCCATTACCTAATGAGGCACCAACAAGTGTAATGTTATCTGCTAGTAGTGTATTAGAAAATGTTCCTGTAGACACTGCCATTGGTACCTTTATTGTGACTGATCGCAATCTTGACCAAACCCACACCATTGCTTTAGTAGATAGTGCTGGAGGAAAGTTTAGAATAGAAAACAGAAATTTAGTTGTTAATGGGGAGCTAAACTATGAAGCAGCTAGATCTTATACAATCAGAGTACTAGTAACAGATAACGGTAGTCCACAAATGAGTGCAACATTTAGTCTCACTGTTCACATTCTCAATGAAAATGAACCACCATCAACTGTTACCATATCAAATAACATTATAGCAGAAGATACCTCTATTAACACTGTGATAGGGTCATTGCAGTCTACTGATCCTGATGTAGGCCAAAGTGTTAGGTTTAATCTGTTAACCACAGGTGGGGGTAAGTTTGCATTGAATAGTAATTCCCAACTAATTGTAGCATCAAGTTTGAACTATGAACGTCAGTCTCAATACTTGCTAAGTGTTCAAGTTTCTGATTCAGCTTCGCCATCTTTGAGTACCATTAGTACAATAACTATAACAGTACAAGACCGCAATGATGCACCAACTAACATTAGTCCATTGTTTTTATCAATTCGAGAAAATCCTACTATTGGACAAACACTGACAACCTTTACAGTTGAAGATGAAGATCCTAGTGGCACTCACTCAGTAGCCTTAACTCCCAGCTATGGCTTAGTGGTTAATAATCTTCAATTAATTGTTAGTGATCCGAGCATGTTAAACTATGAAGCTTACCCTAGTCACAGTGTCACAATTTCCATGAGGGTAACTAATGGTAGATTTAGCCTTACTAGACAACTATCCATTCAACTTGCAGATACCAATGAAGCTCCTACAGGAATTTCACTATCATCTTCTTCAGTACATGAGCACAGCTCATTAGATAGTGTAATAGGAAACTTAATGGCTAATGATCCAGACCTTAATGACACACATGTGTTCACATTGTTGTCAGGCGTGCATAGTAACTTAGTAAGAATTGAGGGAATCTCTCTACTCGTTAACAATGATATTGATCATGAAacattttcttcattttccatTATGATAAGAGTGGCAGATAAAGGTTCACTCACTTTTACCCAAACTCTAACTATTTCTGTCATTAATGAAAATGAAGCACCAGATAACTTTTCCTTCACCCCAAGTTCAACATACACTTGTTCTCCAGCTAGAGCTAATTCAGGCTGTGTACCAGAGAACACACCACCTCCTCAGACAATTGGTCAACTATCTGCCACTGATCCTGATGGTGATGCTATCTCATATACTTTGAGAGATTATATAGGAGTTTCCTCATACTTTGGTGTAGATCAGTCATCTAATCCTCCCCTATTATTGCTGTCTGGTGACACACTTAATTATGAAACAAGTGTATATGGGAGTCACATTGTCCTTGGCATTGAGATTGCTGATACAAATGGACACTCTTCCACACATACTGTACTAATTGAACTATTGAATGTCAATGATCCACCCACTACAATAACACTGTCTAATTCCGTGATTAGTGAAGATGCTCCAGTTGGTCAAATTATTGGATCTCTTGAAGGAATGGATGAAGATGATGGTGACCAACTAACATACAGGTTGGATTACAATCCTAGTGGACTGTTTGGTATAGACGAAAATCACTTGGTAGTTGCACAACCTTTAAATCACGAGAGTGTAATGAACATACACAACATCAGTATCATTTGTAGTGATGGAATGGCTGAAAGTAATCCAATTTGGTTTGTAATTGAAATCAGTGATGCTGCTGAACCCCCAATCAACATAACACTAGACAGTAATACAATACCAGAGAACAGTCCATTGCATACTACAATTGGTATTGTTACAGCCTATGATATGGATGTTGGTGAGACTCTAACATATCAACTAGATGATAATGCAAGAGGGAAGTTTATACTTGTACAAAGTGGAGGTAACCAAGTCCTACAGTCACTTGTAAGCTTTAACTATGAAGAGGAAAATGCATACAACATCATAGTGAGAGTAACTGATAGTACTAACCATTTTAAACTACAGATATTCAGTATTCAGGTAAATAACTTAACTCATAATTTAGTAAATGTTTTGAATTCCTTATTGTATAGGTTGTTGATGTTGATGAGCCTCCAGAGAATATCGTACTGCATTACAATCCAGTACGTGAAGGATTAAGTGATATCATTGTTGGAATCCTTACTGCTGATGATCCCGAAGGAAGACCACTGACTTTTCAGGTCAATGATCCATCAAACAAGTTTACGGTAAGCATTATAGTTACTATTAATTGTATACTAATGTATCAATTGTTCACTTCTAGCTGACTCATATTGCTCACAATGACACTTATACACTGAGACTGATTGGTGCACTGAACTATGAAGAATCTCAAGTTCACACCATTACACTTAGTGTCACTGATAACACAACTACACCGGTTACACGACGTATAGATATAACAGTTGTGGATCAGAATGAACCACCTACTGATATTATAATTGACAATTTGATGGTAGAGGAAAATGTAGCAAATGGTACCATGGTGGGGTCTATCTCTGTGGTTGACCCTGATGCAACAGAACAGTTCTCTTGTGTTcttcttgataataataatggaTTATTTAGCATAGAAGGACTTGTGTTAGTTGTGACTGGTACAATTAATTTTGAACAGCATT is a window encoding:
- the LOC136244346 gene encoding protocadherin Fat 4-like, with product MLNSDQETCSDINECSSGNGGCSQICTNTVGSYQCRCITGFTLSSRTCIDQNECSNNNGGCAQTCQNTVGSYYCTCQAGYNLNSNLHTCDDINECVMGHPCPGECVNTIGSFQCRCSGGQTYDPITNRCISPDYCASNPCQYRCVSGSTYQCYCMSGYVLAPDGRSCNDINECQSNNGGCSQVCVNQPGSYQCSCNTGYTLDGNSRTCSRIQCPSPPTISGFTFTCSAPHYVGDSCNITCTEGDADLSGSDTISCLSTGYWEAASAACTIPLPNEAPTSVMLSASSVLENVPVDTAIGTFIVTDRNLDQTHTIALVDSAGGKFRIENRNLVVNGELNYEAARSYTIRVLVTDNGSPQMSATFSLTVHILNENEPPSTVTISNNIIAEDTSINTVIGSLQSTDPDVGQSVRFNLLTTGGGKFALNSNSQLIVASSLNYERQSQYLLSVQVSDSASPSLSTISTITITVQDRNDAPTNISPLFLSIRENPTIGQTLTTFTVEDEDPSGTHSVALTPSYGLVVNNLQLIVSDPSMLNYEAYPSHSVTISMRVTNGRFSLTRQLSIQLADTNEAPTGISLSSSSVHEHSSLDSVIGNLMANDPDLNDTHVFTLLSGVHSNLVRIEGISLLVNNDIDHETFSSFSIMIRVADKGSLTFTQTLTISVINENEAPDNFSFTPSSTYTCSPARANSGCVPENTPPPQTIGQLSATDPDGDAISYTLRDYIGVSSYFGVDQSSNPPLLLLSGDTLNYETSVYGSHIVLGIEIADTNGHSSTHTVLIELLNVNDPPTTITLSNSVISEDAPVGQIIGSLEGMDEDDGDQLTYRLDYNPSGLFGIDENHLVVAQPLNHESVMNIHNISIICSDGMAESNPIWFVIEISDAAEPPINITLDSNTIPENSPLHTTIGIVTAYDMDVGETLTYQLDDNARGKFILVQSGGNQVLQSLVSFNYEEENAYNIIVRVTDSTNHFKLQIFSIQVVDVDEPPENIVLHYNPVREGLSDIIVGILTADDPEGRPLTFQVNDPSNKFTLTHIAHNDTYTLRLIGALNYEESQVHTITLSVTDNTTTPVTRRIDITVVDQNEPPTDIIIDNLMVEENVANGTMVGSISVVDPDATEQFSCVLLDNNNGLFSIEGLVLVVTGTINFEQHSLHSVTVECSDKGQLFYTKVFSLNVLNINDVPTGIESNTGLFEVAESMPPSTRVANLDTIDEDVGDTFTYLILDNTDKFSISGNELQTVIPLNFEEESLYQVSIQSIDSEGDSITVTINIQVTDLNDAPSDVFFVTAPVVPEDAAINTTIGRLEVIDEDIADSHTFDTSGVSDNFWVDQQGVVYTMSTLDFEESPTLLFDVVAYDSGDLNRLKTLTITISDVNEAPYEILLSTYETAENQPAGNFVATVTVEDHDYNETFQCQLTQPSPYYFGIVNTATDITLITSNSTINYEATGSFLITLDCYDHGGLVYSKDIEVTITDNNDPPTEIRFVNALYTIPDGQMEMLLTVPEVEIHENTGSGQAVTEITVTDEDVNQRHTCEIINITYPNSFTITSTGLTLQTNGSIDFEEIDRIYIEIRCSDGFESITAPLWVDIINVNEPISGISLVPNVVTENSPSGTPVGVFNFVDPDGDSTAVHIFTLSSASAPFVIGRNSSHWYLSVSRQSINYEALSSFTLSISILEVNPEGNFSYAYNVEVEVEDINESPNGLTFHDGYTSVVVPSDTHPGIVVETFTVIDEDHNDFHIITVIGGDADLFFEISGQNLILVEVLTPGAYSLFLNVMATDSGNLTITQHFSISIIDMSTCNTSNPCDEHAFCFIYQPGQASCVCELGYSGDGYSCVDIDYCESSPCHPINTIGRCKDGEGGIDNYTCDCVPGYDPPNCFNETNECADMPCDPLGTSRCIDLFNDFNCTCRKGFFGKRCENITDNCESMPCKNNGTCYNQPGGFTCACPLPFFGDLCEKDTTVCDKESPCPFNGECQTITDTCVCSPPYFHNCQHCGVGCFWDNKTNECVDFDECANNSHPCGDNTSLTCVNFIDRPCTFCCIEKNGKIAFCGPTEYSLISQQDNPSDINMLVIVASITVVVAVIMIILIILLVRCCIKNRRLKSKVIKLLDEPYNVSEDAVTESSRHANPLYNDPFVSIRTDVADPVMTQPGNRGSLASNVSGISYSSKNSLVIENPLFTTTTTTC